CCGCTTGAGACGGTCGAAGCCGGGCAGGGCGACCGTCTGCTGGGCGGTGAGGACGAACGCCAGCGAGAGGAGACCGAGGCCGACTTTCAGCGGTGCCTGCGGTAAGCGATCGATCACGGCCAGTCCGAAGACGGTGCCCACGAGTGCGGCGCCCACGAGCGGCCCGAACCGCTTGCCACACGATTGCAGCTGCGAGAGCGAGAGTTCACGGACGAGCGAGACGTTCACCGCCAGAATCGGCGCGATCATGAACACGACCGCAGTCGGGGGATCGATCACCGTCGCCAGCGCCATCGTCCCGACCAGTGCGAATCCGAAGCCGGCGAGGCCGTTGACGGCCCCCGCGAGGAGGACGACCGCGACGAGGCCGACGAGCATGACGGGAGACGACGCGACGACCACGGTCAGTCGTCCAGCAACGCCGGCAACTCCGCGAGCGATTCGATGTGGAATCGCGGTTCTTCCTCGCCCGGTGTCGGGTCGCCGCTTCGCGTCAGGAGTGCGGCGTCGATTCCGGCACGGTGGGCGGCCTCGACGTCGGTTCGGCGGTCGCCGACGAACAGCGCGTCCTCGGCGCCGAGACGGTCGAGTTCGCCCAGCAGCAATCGGGGGTGCGGTTTGAGGTGGGCGAACTCCTCCAGCGTCGGGAAGCGACCGCGGACAGCGTCGACGGGCCACTCGAAGTGTGCGGCGACGAATCGAACTGTTCCGTGGCGATTGTTCGAGACGACGCCGATCGTGCAGTCTTCGGCGAGCGTTTCGAGGACGTCGGCGTCCGGAAACGCGGCGCGGTCGCCGGCGACGATGGATTCGTTTTCGATCGTCGTCGCCGCACGCTCGCGGTAGGCCCAGGCGGGCGCAGTCGGGAGGTCGAGGTCGTCACAGGTCGCCCGGATGTCCGCGACGGTGTCAGGCGCGACCAGATCCGGCGGCGGGTCACCGCCGTGGTCGATGCCGAAGTCCGCCAGCGTCGCCGCGGCGGCCTGTCGATACACGGCCCGGTCGGTGTGGTACCCTTCCAGCAGGACGCCGTCCATGTCGAACAGGATCGTCTCGTAGTCCACGGTCGCACTGCGGCCTCCAGCGCCGAGTAGTTATCGCCGGCCAGGGGAGAGCGCGACGTCAGCGGGAAAATCAGAACCGTCAGGCGCGCAGGGAGATTCCGCCCGAGGACTCGCCGTCGCCCTCGACCGAGATACCGTCCTCCTCGTCAGTGTTGGCACTCGACTCGGTGTCGGCGTCAGCGCCGGCGTCCGTGTCGGTTTCGGCAGTGGAAGCCGCCTCGGCGTCGCTGTCGGATTCGGCGTCCGCGTCACCGTCAGCGTCGGCGTCCGACTCGCCCTCACCGTCGGCGCTCGCTCCCCCGTCACCGTCCAACTCGGCCTCGGCGGTCGCGTCGGCGTCGCCATCCGACTCTGCGTCAGCGTCGAAGGCGAAGCCGAGGTCGAGCCCGAACAGGCCGTCACTGTCTTCGTCCGACTCGCCGTCTCCCTCGGCGCTGGCCGAGCCGTCCTCGGCGTCGGCTTCGAAGCCGAGGTCGATCGGTAGCCAGGCCTCGAACTGGGCTACGATACCGGCTTCGGCCTGCGTCTCGATCGTGACGGTCGTCTCGTACTCGCCCGTTTCGGGCGCCGTCAGCGTCACGACCCCTTCGCCCTCGACAGACTGGCTTTCGAGATCGACCTCGACAGTCGCCCCACCGTCGGGGACGGGCAGGCGAACTTCACCGTCGGCGTCGAGTTCGTACTGGCCGCTGCCCTCGTAGGTGGCATTCCCGACCGACTCGACGACGACCGAGCCGTTCGAGACGGCCTCACCGTCGCTCTCGACGGCGAGGACGGTCGCGTTCTCGGTCACTTCGACGTGGACTGTCGCCGAGGCGGCGGCCGATCTATCGGCCTCGCCGCCGGCGGCAGCGGTTGCTGGGACGACACTCCCGATCAGTAGCAGCACCGCCAGCGCGGCGGTGAGTCCCTTCTTTGCGAACATCGCACCTGCATGTGGCCGGGACTCTTCAAAGGGGATTCTGGCAAACTCGTCCAAACCTTTCGCTCGGGCTGGCGCTTATCCCGCTGGATCCCCGATAGACACTGATGGCTCCGAGTCCCCCTCGTCCGAAAGGTGACCCGCTGTTCGGGAACGCCCGCCAGTACGCCACCGACCCGTTTCGCTTTCTGACGGCCTGTGAGCGCGCCTACGGCGACGTGGTCCGTCTCGATCTGGGGCCGCTGGATACCTACATGCTGAGCGATCCCGACGACATCCAGCAGGTGCTGGTCGCCGACGCCGACAGCTACGTCAAACCCGATTTCCAGGACGACGCCATCGGCGACCTCCTCGGCGAGGGACTGCTGTTGAGCGAGGGCGACACCTGGCGCCGGCAACGTGACCTCGCGAACCCGGCGTTCGCGATGACCCGCCTCGGCGAGTTCACCGACACCATCGCCGGCCACGCCGAGGCGATGGTCGACGACTGGGCAGATGGCCAGCGCCGGGACGTCGAACTCGACATGACCCAGGTGACGCTTGACGTCATCTGTGACCTGATGCTCGACGTCGAACTGACCGACCGCCAGCGCGAGATTATCCGCGAGAACCTCGAACCGATCGGCGCGCGCTTCGAACCCGACCCGATCCGATTCATCACGCCCGACTGGGTCCCAACGCCCGAAAACCGGGAGTATCGGGCCGCTCTGGAGCAACTCGACGACGTGGTCGAACAGCTGATCGCGAGCCGCCGCGGGACCGAGGGCGACGAAGACGACCCCGAGAAACCGATGGACGTCCTCTCCATCCTCTTGCGCGCACGCGACCGCGGCGAACAGTCGTACCGCCAGCTCCGCGACGAGGTGGTGACGATGCTGCTTGCCGGACACGACACGACGGCGCTCACCCTGACCTACAGCTGGTACTTGCTGGCGAACCATCCCGAGGTCGAGCAGGCGGTGCAGGCCGAGGCCGACGCTGTCGAGGGACCCGTTACGTTCGAAACCGTCCGGGAGTTCGACCTGATCGAGCGCGTGATCCAGGAGGCGATGCGGCTGTATCCGCCGGTGTACGTCATCTTCCGGCAGCCGACCCGGGACGTCGAACTCGGCGGCTACGACATCCCGGAGGGGTCGGCAGTCATGCTCCCACAGTGGGCCGTCCATCGCTCGCCCGAGTGGTGGGACGACCCCGACAAGTTCGACCCCGATCGGTGGCTCGATCAGGGCGATCGGCCACGGTTCGCGTACTTCCCGTTCGGTGGCGGGCCGCGCCACTGCATCGGCAAACACCTCGCGATGCTCGAAGCACAGGTTATCCTGGCGACGGTCGCCCGCGAGTACAGCCTCGACACCGACCGTTCGGGGCGACTGCAGTTGCGTCCGTCGCTGACTGCCCACCCCCGTGACGGCATGCCGATGACACTCGCCGAACGATGATCAGCGGACTGAGACGTCCGAGCCGTCGGGACTGAGATCTATCACGCGGTCGGTGACCGTTCCGAGCAGCTCCACCGTCTCCTCGTCCTGGCTCGCGTCGAGGTGATAGTGGGCGTGTGCGTCGGCCGATTTGACTTCCTCGGCGAGCGTGTGGAGCAATTCGAGGGCGCGCTCGCGTTCGACGAAATCCAGGATGTCCGTCACCGAATGAAAACACATCGACGTCCGACCGTCGGCCGCTGTCAGCCGTTCGCCGACGGTCCGACCGAGCGTCGACAGGTCCGTCGGGTCCGCGACAGTCGTGATCTGTCGTGTCGGCTGTGTGTGTTCAGCGGCGCTCGCTGCCCGGGTGTCGGTATCGACGTCGACGAACTCGACGTCGAACTCCTCGAGCGAGCCGTGGTCGGTCCAGCGACGGCGGCGGTCCGACGGCGATTGGACGACCGACACGCCGAGGATCGAATCTGCCGGCTGGACGTCCGTCAACAGTCGCGTGCAGAGTTCGTCGGTGACGTCGCCCACGGCGGGCCCGACCACGAGTACGTTCTGGGCAGTTTCACTCACGGTAGCCCCCACCGTGGAACTCGCCGGTGCGTCTTCTCATCACTGTGCCTGCTCGGAAATACACACCGGCCGTAAAATGTCTTTCCGCTCGTGTAGTTCTGGGATCATCCACCTGCGGGGTCGACCGCCCGTGCGACCAGCGGCTGCATCATCTTCACGAGCGGTGCGCGCTCGCTGTCGGTCCAGACGGCTCGATGTTTGTTCACGCCCGGCAGCGAGGTCGCCGCGTCGGCGCTGACGAGCATCGACTGCCCGTCGACCAGCAACACCGCGCTGATCGCGCCCGGCCGGACGGGGTACTCCTCCCACCACGTCCAGGTCTCGACGACGCGGGCGGTCGCGGCCGTCTCGCCGACGCGCTCGCGGATCGGTTTCCCCGGCGAACCCACGACGACGTCCACACCACGGGCGGCCGCCGAATCCAGTGCGTCCAGTAGCGACTCGGTGAGCAGATCCTCGCTCGCCAGCGCCAGCAGCACCGCCTCGTCGGCCGCCGCGACCAGCTCCCTGAGGCGCTCGCTGACCTCCGTCGACCCTTCCATCACCCACACGTCCGCACCATCGCCCTCTCGAGTCGGCGATTCGAGCCGCGGGAACAGCTCACGGAGCCTGTCGAGTCGCCCCTGACAGCGCCGCTCCAGTGCCCCGACGGCTGCCTCCGTGTCGGCGGCGCGAAATCGACGCGGTTTGGACTGCTGGATCGAGACGATTCCCCTGTCGCTGAGCGTCTCCATGCAGTCGTAGACGCGGGCCTGGGGTATCCCGGCGACCTCGGCGACCTCTTTTGCCGTCCCACTCCCCAGCCGTGACAGCCCCACGAAACTCTTGGCCTCGTACTCGGTGAGTTCGAACGACTGTAACACCTCGACGCATTCTTCGACGATCGCGTCGATTCCGGCCTCGTTCGGCTGTATCCCTCTTGTCATTGCTATCTTCGGAACGGCTCCCGTTGATCTGCACGCCCTTTCGGAATTGATACCTAAAGTCGTTCGCCTTTTCGATCATTATCAAACGTATTCTATTCGGCGGGTTGCTCTCGCTCTTCCCTCGGCCCCAATCAGTTTGGTATGCAATTCTTGTAGTAGCACGTCTTTTTCTACGATAGTAAAAACACAACACCACCCGGGGCCCCGGCCCTGTGGTCCAGCGGCACTAACACAATGTCCGAAACCAACACGCGGTTCAGAACCCACGATCGCAGCCGAACAGCACCGACCGAGCCAGTCGCGGAAGAGACCGACGAGCTCACGTGCCCCGAGTGCGGTGCGGACGGCGTCACCGTCGAGAAGCGGGGTGAGACCGTCTGTGAGGCCTGTGGCGTCGTCATCGAAGACGACATGATCGATCACGGGCCGGAGTGGCGGGCGTTCGACTCCCGTGAGCGCGACCAGAAGTCCCGCGTGGGTGCGCCCTCGACGAACACCCTCCACGACAAAGGGCTCTCGACGAAGATCGACTGGCAGGACAGCGACGCCAAAGGGTCGGCGCTCTCGGCACGGAAACGCTCCCAGATGGTCCGCCTGCGGACCTGGGACGAGCGCTTCCGTGCCCAGAGTGCCCGCGAGCGCAACCTCAAGCAGGCACTCGGCGAGATCGATCGGATGGCCTCTGCCCTGGGGCTGCCCGAGAACGTACGCGAGACTGCCAGCGTCATCTACCGCAAAGCGCTGTACGACGACCTGCTTCCTGGGCGCTCGATCGAGGCGATGGCGACGGGGTCGCTGTACGCCGCCGCCCGGCAGGCCAACACCCCGCGGAGCCTCGACGAGTTCCAGCCCATCTCCCGGGTCGACCGCCAGGAGTACGCCCGTGCCTACCGCTATCTCGCCCGGGAGCTCGGCCTCGCTGTCGAGCCGGCCGACCCCGCGTCGTACCTGCCGCGGTTCGCCTCCGCACTCGACGTTCCTGAAGAGGTCGAACGCCGCGCTCGCGAACTGCTGAACGTTTCCAAGCCCAAGGGCGTCCACTCCGGAAAGTCGCCCGTCGGGCTCGCGGCCGGCGCGCTGTACGCCGCCGCGTTGCTCACCAACGAACAGATCACCCAGCAGACCATCGCCGAGGAGACCGAGGTCAGCGAGGTGACGATCAGAAACCGCTACCAGGAACTGCTGGAAGCCTACGACCAGGACGCAGCCTGACTACCGCATCTCCGCCAGATCACGGAAATCCGCGACGTCGGCGGTGAGCCAGTGCGTCGAGCGCGCGTCGTCGCTCATCCCCGGCGCGTCCAGAAAGAGCGTCGCCCGACCGCCGTCCCGTACCACCCGCACCGCGCCAGCCGACTGCTCGCTCTCGAACGACCCCTCCTGCGGTGCGTGGTGGATCTCGCTCATACTCGACTATCCTTCAGGAACTATGATAATAGTGTCGAAGTGCGTTCGCTCCAGTCCGACCGATGTCAAGCGAATTCGTCCAGCCCCGTCTGGGTATCGGGGTCGATCTCCTCGACGATACTTGGATCGTCGTTGCTCGGGTCGTTCACCCGGGCCGAGACCGGATAGGAGCGCCACTCCTCGGCGGGAGCAGGATCGAGCAACTCACGGTGGGTCTCTGAATCAGCATCCGACAGCCACGTCGCCGCTTCGTCTCGGTCGAGGACGACCGCCATCCGGTGGTGCAGTGGTTCGACGACGGCGTTCGGTTCGGTCGTGACAACCGTGACGGTCTCCGCTGTCTCACCGTCTCCCTCCCAGCGCTCGAACAGCCCTGCCATCGCGAACGGCGCCCCATCCGTACGCTCGACGCGGTAGGGCTGTTTGCCCCCGCGCGTCTCTTTCCACTCGTAGAAGCCGTCGGCGAGGACGAGACACCGCCGCTGCTCGAAGGCCTCTGCGAACGACCGTTTCGCCGTGACTGTCTCCGCGCGGGCGTTGATCGGCCGGGGCGCGTCGGCGGGATCGGCCCACGACGGGAGCAGCCCCCACTCTAGCAGGTCGATCTGTTCGGGTGAGTCGTTACGGATCACTGCGAGATCCTCCCGCGGTGCGATGTTGTACCGCGGCTCCAGCGGTTCGACTGCCGTCGCGTCGAAGCGCTCCTCGACGACCGACTGGGGCGCAAATAGCGATGTCCGTCCACACATGCGAACGCGTTGGCGGTCCGTCCCAATAGGGACACCGCCACTCAGGTTGTCAATTGTTCACACAGCATGGGTAATATATAGATTCTTGCGTGTCTCGATAGCCACTCCGAGTGAGGCCGCCCATGTCACGATCAACGCCGGTCGCCCCGTCCGAACTGGAGGTCTATCCGACAAGGGAGTCCCTCCCCCAGAATCCACCGGCGGGGACGTACGTGGTCGTGGACGTGATGTACTTCTCGACGACGGTCGTCGAGTTGCTCGCTGGCGGCGCGAGTTGCGTCCACGTCCCGCTGGCCGGAAGTGACCCGACGGCGTTCAAGCGGGTCAATCCCGAGGCACACGTCGGGGGCGAGGGGACTGGCGACGGTCGTCCGCTGGCGCGATACGACTTTTTCAATTCTCCCAGTGACACGCGTCGACTGGACCTCGCCGGCAGGCCAGTCAGCATGACCTCCGACAACGGGGGACGAACGGTCGCAGATCTTCGGACCGCCGACGGCTGTACCGTCCTGGTCGGATCGACCACCAACGCCGCGGCGGTCGGGAGCGCGCTCCGCCGTGCCGACGGCCCGCTCGCGCTCGTCTGTGCGGGCAGCGGCGGCGCGCACGCACCGGAAGACCACCTCGGCGCGCGCTTGATCGCCCACCACGCGACCGGCCACGGTGTCGACTCGGCCACGCGCGAGGCGTTTCGCGATCGTCTCACGGAGTTGCGTGGTCCGCTCGATTCACTTCCACGTGTCCGTCAGCGCGACATCCTCGAATACGTCGCCGCGATCGACAGCCGGTCGATCGTCCCCGAACTCGACGGCGACCGACTCGTCGACACCTCCGACCGCTTCGAGCGCGTCTGTCACTCGCCAGCGATACCTTCCTGATCGTCGAGTCGTGCCGTCACGACGTAGTGTCGCAGATCCGCGAGCGCGGGCCGTGTCGCTTCGACTTGCTCGGTCACGGCCGCGAGATCGACCCCGGCACGACCCAGCACGCGGTCGGCGACGGCTCCCAGTGGCGTCCGCGAAAGCGCGAGAAACAGCTCCGCCCAGAATCCGAACCGCCCGACGCTGTGGGCCGTCACGTCCTCGTATCGCCGGGCGACGAACCCACACTCGGGGACGACTTCGCGGTAGTGTTCGAGCGTCGTGAGCGGGGCCATATCCCACGTCTCCGTGAATCGCTCGACGGCCGTCGCGTCGGCGTCCTCGATCTGGAGGAGATCCGACATGGCGAGGACGCCGCCCGGTTCGAGCACGCGCGCGACTTCCGAAAGCAGCGCCTCTTTGTCACTGATATAGGGCGCGGCGTCGACGAGGACACAGACTTGCACGCTGTCGGTCGCGACCGGAAGCCGGGTTGCACTCCCGACGAGAAATCCGGCGTCCACCCTTTCGGTCGCGGCGGTCCGTCGTGCGAGTTCGACGTTGTGGCCGACGAGATCGACACCGGTCACATCGAAGCCGAAGGTCCGGAGGAGGTCGACGCTCGGCCCGCCGCGGCCACAGCCGACGTCGAGCAATTCGACTCCGGCGGTGTAGCCCAGGCGGTGGCCGAGACGGCGACCGAGCTGGAGGGCCATTCGACGCTGGCTCGACCCGACGGCGTGAGGGAGATACCACGGCGAGTATCCGAGATTCAGAAACCGCTCGGTGTCGAGCAGGAGGTCGAAGGCCTCCCAGATGGCTGCGGCGTTGCTCTCCCCGCTGGCAGTCCCCTCGCCGAACTGCGCCCGCAAGCGGTCGGCGCGCTCGCGATCAGTCATAATGGTCGCTGTACCGATTTACCGCTCCGACCGCCCGGCTCCGGGCGGTCGATCCGGAACAGACGTACAGCGACCACTATCATCCATCGTCGTCACCGCGGAGTAGCAG
The Halapricum salinum genome window above contains:
- a CDS encoding sulfite exporter TauE/SafE family protein, with product MVVASSPVMLVGLVAVVLLAGAVNGLAGFGFALVGTMALATVIDPPTAVVFMIAPILAVNVSLVRELSLSQLQSCGKRFGPLVGAALVGTVFGLAVIDRLPQAPLKVGLGLLSLAFVLTAQQTVALPGFDRLKRTCFVETTPAMVAIGGVSGALFGGTNVGVQFVAYVRSRDLPDGLFVGILAMIFLGLNGVRLLAAGALGLYPSATLLLASVAAAIPAVLGVAIGSRLRSRVTERHRRAVVLGLLTVIGVRLVVGGLGVA
- a CDS encoding HAD family hydrolase, producing MDYETILFDMDGVLLEGYHTDRAVYRQAAAATLADFGIDHGGDPPPDLVAPDTVADIRATCDDLDLPTAPAWAYRERAATTIENESIVAGDRAAFPDADVLETLAEDCTIGVVSNNRHGTVRFVAAHFEWPVDAVRGRFPTLEEFAHLKPHPRLLLGELDRLGAEDALFVGDRRTDVEAAHRAGIDAALLTRSGDPTPGEEEPRFHIESLAELPALLDD
- a CDS encoding cytochrome P450: MAPSPPRPKGDPLFGNARQYATDPFRFLTACERAYGDVVRLDLGPLDTYMLSDPDDIQQVLVADADSYVKPDFQDDAIGDLLGEGLLLSEGDTWRRQRDLANPAFAMTRLGEFTDTIAGHAEAMVDDWADGQRRDVELDMTQVTLDVICDLMLDVELTDRQREIIRENLEPIGARFEPDPIRFITPDWVPTPENREYRAALEQLDDVVEQLIASRRGTEGDEDDPEKPMDVLSILLRARDRGEQSYRQLRDEVVTMLLAGHDTTALTLTYSWYLLANHPEVEQAVQAEADAVEGPVTFETVREFDLIERVIQEAMRLYPPVYVIFRQPTRDVELGGYDIPEGSAVMLPQWAVHRSPEWWDDPDKFDPDRWLDQGDRPRFAYFPFGGGPRHCIGKHLAMLEAQVILATVAREYSLDTDRSGRLQLRPSLTAHPRDGMPMTLAER
- a CDS encoding DUF7504 family protein; this translates as MSETAQNVLVVGPAVGDVTDELCTRLLTDVQPADSILGVSVVQSPSDRRRRWTDHGSLEEFDVEFVDVDTDTRAASAAEHTQPTRQITTVADPTDLSTLGRTVGERLTAADGRTSMCFHSVTDILDFVERERALELLHTLAEEVKSADAHAHYHLDASQDEETVELLGTVTDRVIDLSPDGSDVSVR
- a CDS encoding TrmB family transcriptional regulator; translated protein: MTRGIQPNEAGIDAIVEECVEVLQSFELTEYEAKSFVGLSRLGSGTAKEVAEVAGIPQARVYDCMETLSDRGIVSIQQSKPRRFRAADTEAAVGALERRCQGRLDRLRELFPRLESPTREGDGADVWVMEGSTEVSERLRELVAAADEAVLLALASEDLLTESLLDALDSAAARGVDVVVGSPGKPIRERVGETAATARVVETWTWWEEYPVRPGAISAVLLVDGQSMLVSADAATSLPGVNKHRAVWTDSERAPLVKMMQPLVARAVDPAGG
- a CDS encoding transcription initiation factor IIB, yielding MSETNTRFRTHDRSRTAPTEPVAEETDELTCPECGADGVTVEKRGETVCEACGVVIEDDMIDHGPEWRAFDSRERDQKSRVGAPSTNTLHDKGLSTKIDWQDSDAKGSALSARKRSQMVRLRTWDERFRAQSARERNLKQALGEIDRMASALGLPENVRETASVIYRKALYDDLLPGRSIEAMATGSLYAAARQANTPRSLDEFQPISRVDRQEYARAYRYLARELGLAVEPADPASYLPRFASALDVPEEVERRARELLNVSKPKGVHSGKSPVGLAAGALYAAALLTNEQITQQTIAEETEVSEVTIRNRYQELLEAYDQDAA
- a CDS encoding DUF7511 domain-containing protein; translation: MSEIHHAPQEGSFESEQSAGAVRVVRDGGRATLFLDAPGMSDDARSTHWLTADVADFRDLAEMR
- a CDS encoding SOS response-associated peptidase — its product is MCGRTSLFAPQSVVEERFDATAVEPLEPRYNIAPREDLAVIRNDSPEQIDLLEWGLLPSWADPADAPRPINARAETVTAKRSFAEAFEQRRCLVLADGFYEWKETRGGKQPYRVERTDGAPFAMAGLFERWEGDGETAETVTVVTTEPNAVVEPLHHRMAVVLDRDEAATWLSDADSETHRELLDPAPAEEWRSYPVSARVNDPSNDDPSIVEEIDPDTQTGLDEFA
- a CDS encoding 2-phosphosulfolactate phosphatase, with translation MSRSTPVAPSELEVYPTRESLPQNPPAGTYVVVDVMYFSTTVVELLAGGASCVHVPLAGSDPTAFKRVNPEAHVGGEGTGDGRPLARYDFFNSPSDTRRLDLAGRPVSMTSDNGGRTVADLRTADGCTVLVGSTTNAAAVGSALRRADGPLALVCAGSGGAHAPEDHLGARLIAHHATGHGVDSATREAFRDRLTELRGPLDSLPRVRQRDILEYVAAIDSRSIVPELDGDRLVDTSDRFERVCHSPAIPS
- a CDS encoding class I SAM-dependent methyltransferase; protein product: MTDRERADRLRAQFGEGTASGESNAAAIWEAFDLLLDTERFLNLGYSPWYLPHAVGSSQRRMALQLGRRLGHRLGYTAGVELLDVGCGRGGPSVDLLRTFGFDVTGVDLVGHNVELARRTAATERVDAGFLVGSATRLPVATDSVQVCVLVDAAPYISDKEALLSEVARVLEPGGVLAMSDLLQIEDADATAVERFTETWDMAPLTTLEHYREVVPECGFVARRYEDVTAHSVGRFGFWAELFLALSRTPLGAVADRVLGRAGVDLAAVTEQVEATRPALADLRHYVVTARLDDQEGIAGE